The DNA region TCCTGGATCGTGCTCGGCCTCGGCATGCGGCTGACGCTGTACGATGCAGCGTTCGCGGCGCTGGCCCGGATCGGCGGACCGGAGGCGCGCCGCGCGATGTCCGGGATCACCTTGCTCGGTGGCCTGGCGGCAACCGTGTTCTGGCCGCTCGGCCATATGCTTTCGGAACAGTTCGGCTGGCGCGTCGCGGTGCTGGTTTATGCCGGGCTCGCACTGCTGACTGTCCCGCTACACTTGCTGATCCCGAACAAGCGGTTTGCCGGCGTGCCGAGCTCCACGGCGCCGGCATCCAAGCAACCACGCGCCGCCAGCCGCCGGCAGCTTGCGGCGGCAGGCGCCCTCTATGCCGTCATCATGACCGGAGCGAATTTCCTGAATGCCGGCATGTCCGCGCACATGATCGCGGTGCTCGCCGGGCTCGGGCTCACCGTCACGGTGGCAGTATGGATCGCAACGCTCCGGGGCATCGGGCAATCCGCCGCGCGTCTCTGCGAAGTCCTGTTCGGTGCACGGCTCGATCCACTCGCGCTCAATTTGATGGCCTGCCTGATCATGCCGCTGTCGTTCATCGCCGGACTGTTCAGCGGAACGGCGAAGGAGATGGGGATTGCCTTCGCGCTGCTCTACGGCGCATGCAACGGCATTCTGACCATCACCAGGGGAACGCTGCCGCTGATCCTGTTCGATCATCGCAGCTATGGCACGCTGGTCGGCCGGCTCATCGTTCCGAGCTTCATCCTGCCCGCGGCGGCGCCGCTGGTCTATGCAGTCGTGATCGACCGGTACGGCGATGCCAGCGCGCTCTATCTCTCCACCGGCCTTGCCGTGACGACGTTGCTTGCGGCTGCGATGTTGAAGGTGATGTTCCCCAGAACTTCTTGAGCTCAAGGACTCGCTGCGGTGAACGGCGCAAGTTATCCTGTTTCAAAACCAGATAAGGGAGGCAGAAGAACATGGTGCCGTCGATCAAGACCCGCGTTGCTACATTAGCCCTTGCCGCGCTGCTGTCCTGTGCCGGAGTGGGACACGCGCGCGCCGAGCAGCCGGGCGATCGGACGGTTGCGCTGCTCAAGAAGCTGATCTCTTTCGACACTTCGAATGGCCCGGGCGATACGCGGGCGCTCG from Bradyrhizobium sp. B124 includes:
- a CDS encoding MFS transporter, whose product is MIARRVVAALGLAQLISWGATYYLIGGFGEQIAADLGWGRDIVYGGFAAALLAMGVASPLAGRWVDRRGGREVMVAGAVINALSCAGLAVSHQISTYFASWIVLGLGMRLTLYDAAFAALARIGGPEARRAMSGITLLGGLAATVFWPLGHMLSEQFGWRVAVLVYAGLALLTVPLHLLIPNKRFAGVPSSTAPASKQPRAASRRQLAAAGALYAVIMTGANFLNAGMSAHMIAVLAGLGLTVTVAVWIATLRGIGQSAARLCEVLFGARLDPLALNLMACLIMPLSFIAGLFSGTAKEMGIAFALLYGACNGILTITRGTLPLILFDHRSYGTLVGRLIVPSFILPAAAPLVYAVVIDRYGDASALYLSTGLAVTTLLAAAMLKVMFPRTS